The Nocardioides zeae genome includes the window CACCCCGCTGGGGGCGGCGGTCGCGGCCCGGCTCGGTCTCGACGCCGCCCTCACGCCCGCCGAGGCGCTGCCCCGCGTCGTACCGAGCCGTGTCGTCCACCCCACCTGGTCCCCCGACCGGGCCGCGTCCGAGCAGCAGCGCTGGCACGACGCCGCCGCGCTCGTGGCCCGCACCGAACGAACGGAGCACCCGTGACCACCCCCTCTCCCGCAGGTACGCCGCGTCGCGTCGACGTCGACGTCGCCGTCATCGGTGGCGGCGTCGTCGGGTCGGCGATCGCCCGCCGCCTGGCGGGCGCCGACCTGCGCGTCGCGATCGTCGAGGCCCGCAGCGACGTGGGCGACGGCACCAGCAAGGCCAACACCGCGATCCTCCACACGGGCTTCGACGCGAGCCCGGGCACGGTGGAGTCGCGGCTGGTCGCCGAGGGCTACCACCTCCTCGGCGACTTCGCCGAGGAGACCGGCATCCCCGTCGAGCGCACCGGTGCGCTCCTCGTCGCCTGGAGCGAGGAGGAGCTCGTCGCCCTGCCGGGGCTGCGGGAGAAGGCGCGGAGGAACGGGTACGACGCGTGCGCGATCGTCTCCGCCGCCGAGGTCTACGACGCCGTGCCCTCGCTCGGCCCCGGAGCGCTCGGCGGGCTCACGGTCCCGGACGAGTCGATCATCTGCACGTGGTCGACCACGATCGCCCTGGCCACCGACGCGGTGGCGCGCGGAGCCGAGGTGCTGCTCGAGCACCGGGTGACGGCCGCCGAGCCGACGCCGGACGGCACGCTGCTGCGCACCACGGGCGGCGACGTGCACGCCCGGTGGGTCGTCAACGCGGCCGGGCTGCACGCCGACACCATCGACGGGCTGTTCGGGCACGACCGCTTCACGGTGACGCCGCGCCGGGGCGAGCTGTTCGTCTTCGACAAGCTCGCCCGGCCGCTGGCGCCCCTCATCGTGCTGCCCGTGCCCTCGTCCCGGGGCAAGGGCGTGCTGGTGAGCCCGACGGTCTACGGCAACGTCATGCTCGGGCCCACCGCCGAGGACCTCGACGACAAGACCGCGACCGGCACCTCCGCGGCGGGCTTCGCCTTCCTGCGCGAGAAGGGCGAGCGGATCATGCCGACCCTCTTCGACGAGGAGGTCACGACGACCTACGCCGGCCTCCGCGCCGCCGTGCCGGGCGGCGACTACCTGCTCGAGCGCGACGACGAGCGGCGCTACGTGCTCGTCGGCGGCATCCGCTCGACGGGCCTGACGGCGTGCATCGCGATCGCCGAGCACGTCGCGGGCCTGCTCGCCGCGGGTGGCGTCGACGTCGGGCTGCGGGACGACCTGCCGGCACCGCCGCGGATCCCGAACATCGGCGAGGCCGGCCTGCGGCCCTACGCCGACGCCGAGCGGATCGCCACCGACCCGGCCTACGGCCACGTCGTCTGCTTCTGCGAGCGCGTCACGGCGGGCGAGGTGCGGGACGCCTTCGACTCGACCCTCCCGCCCCGCGACATGGACGGTC containing:
- a CDS encoding NAD(P)/FAD-dependent oxidoreductase, whose product is MTTPSPAGTPRRVDVDVAVIGGGVVGSAIARRLAGADLRVAIVEARSDVGDGTSKANTAILHTGFDASPGTVESRLVAEGYHLLGDFAEETGIPVERTGALLVAWSEEELVALPGLREKARRNGYDACAIVSAAEVYDAVPSLGPGALGGLTVPDESIICTWSTTIALATDAVARGAEVLLEHRVTAAEPTPDGTLLRTTGGDVHARWVVNAAGLHADTIDGLFGHDRFTVTPRRGELFVFDKLARPLAPLIVLPVPSSRGKGVLVSPTVYGNVMLGPTAEDLDDKTATGTSAAGFAFLREKGERIMPTLFDEEVTTTYAGLRAAVPGGDYLLERDDERRYVLVGGIRSTGLTACIAIAEHVAGLLAAGGVDVGLRDDLPAPPRIPNIGEAGLRPYADAERIATDPAYGHVVCFCERVTAGEVRDAFDSTLPPRDMDGLRRRTRLMNGRCQGFFCGADAQAALETRGASLLAGADR